A single region of the Triticum dicoccoides isolate Atlit2015 ecotype Zavitan chromosome 2B, WEW_v2.0, whole genome shotgun sequence genome encodes:
- the LOC119367986 gene encoding probable E3 ubiquitin-protein ligase ATL44 gives MHPRRASSRRPLCLYTTQIITGRCTRRPLFSIIPRTNTDRHTPRRKKDSMIAIAGAVVAGVAAAATAGILALASSRGDRPEDATSAVAAAVVPQECAVCLSELVGAAEFSGDSEPSAVPVRVLPGCGHWFHDECIGRWLLLRPECPLCRCPVVTADSRLGRKAVVPAVPLAEAAPALSRPARIACGFGDGRVLWTRSPPVAL, from the coding sequence ATGCATCCACGTCGCGCGTCCTCTCGTCGACCTCTTTGCCTATATACCACACAGATCATCACCGGCCGATGCACCCGCCGACCTCTCTTCTCCATCATACCACGCACTAACACCGATCGACACACGCCGAGGCGCAAAAAGGATTCCATGATCGCTATTGCCGGCGCGGTGGTCGCCGGTGTGGCAGCCGCGGCCACGGCGGGGATTCTTGCCTTGGCGTCGTCGCGCGGCGACCGGCCCGAGGATGCCACGAGCGCCGTGGCGGCGGCGGTTGTGCCCCAGGAGTGCGCGGTGTGCCTGTCGGAGCTGGTCGGAGCGGCGGAATTCTCCGGCGACTCTGAGCCATCGGCGGTGCCGGTACGCGTGCTGCCGGGCTGTGGGCACTGGTTCCACGACGAGTGCATCGGCAGGTGGCTGCTGCTGCGCCCAGAGTGCCCGCTGTGCCGCTGCCCCGTGGTCACCGCGGACAGTCGGCTAGGCAGGAAGGCCGTGGTGCCTGCCGTGCCGCTGGCGGAGGCCGCGCCTGCCTTGTCGCGGCCGGCTAGGATCGCGTGCGGCTTCGGCGACGGGAGGGTCCTGTGGACGCGTAGCCCACCCGTGGCATTGTAA